The Candidatus Sysuiplasma acidicola genome has a window encoding:
- a CDS encoding acyl-CoA dehydrogenase family protein, with amino-acid sequence MHKSPFGHLSNAYDRNHFDIDRPFQSILKYHLGFVPDLSSLGKFAGRELYEIADHVDKFGRPKHVMWSIDGDRVDKVWLEPSELWALEKLVRDYGINRSPYHNGDWMKHFAALYLVSDPGIGCIITVTNQTAYAIHKYGDGEAKKFLPHLIGDKEDIMYGATWFTEIQGGSDLGANKVKATLSDGRWKIDGDTKYFSSNAGLADVALVTARIENGREGAKGLGLFLVPEYNVRGAKNFAVRRLKEKSGTVSVPTGEVEFSNSEAILIGEVGEGIYYTMENLMVSRLANSVAALGIARKALLETYYYSKKRIAFGKHLIDHPLYARDLLDMEVYLEGAMALGFKAVDMFQRSWKDRPPYSMDYHYARLLTHIAKNITAEMAANVTKMAMELHGGLGFLSDFPIERLHREALITPIWEGPSNIQALDMLEAISKKKAHLKLLEDVSGMKMDIRFGMPILETSENRIHETLESLSSKSDAEAQFFAKDLLNDLGHSIAVIQLIHAANRLNSERLLSVAELYSKRFVERQTYGPKAAAEAGRLIRIDEGA; translated from the coding sequence ATGCATAAATCTCCGTTTGGTCACTTGTCAAACGCATATGACAGGAATCATTTTGACATTGACAGGCCCTTTCAGTCCATACTTAAATATCATCTCGGATTCGTGCCTGACCTGTCCAGTCTTGGAAAGTTTGCGGGGCGGGAACTGTATGAGATTGCAGACCACGTCGATAAATTTGGCAGACCGAAACACGTTATGTGGAGCATAGACGGTGACAGAGTTGACAAAGTGTGGCTCGAACCGTCAGAGCTCTGGGCTCTTGAAAAACTGGTAAGAGACTACGGCATAAACAGGTCCCCTTACCACAATGGCGACTGGATGAAACATTTCGCCGCTTTGTATCTCGTCTCGGATCCTGGCATCGGCTGCATCATCACAGTAACCAATCAGACAGCGTATGCAATACACAAGTATGGAGACGGTGAGGCGAAGAAATTTCTTCCTCACTTGATCGGAGACAAAGAGGACATCATGTACGGTGCTACGTGGTTTACGGAGATACAGGGCGGAAGCGACCTAGGGGCAAATAAAGTGAAGGCAACACTCAGCGACGGCAGATGGAAGATTGACGGAGACACAAAGTACTTTTCCAGCAACGCGGGCCTGGCGGATGTCGCTCTGGTCACCGCAAGAATAGAGAATGGCAGAGAAGGGGCGAAAGGACTGGGCCTCTTTCTTGTACCTGAATATAATGTCAGAGGAGCCAAAAATTTCGCAGTGCGAAGGCTAAAGGAAAAGAGTGGTACTGTAAGCGTCCCCACAGGAGAAGTCGAATTCAGTAATTCAGAAGCCATCCTAATCGGTGAAGTGGGCGAGGGAATCTACTACACCATGGAAAACCTGATGGTGTCCCGTCTCGCAAATTCGGTCGCAGCACTTGGCATAGCAAGAAAAGCCCTCCTTGAAACCTATTATTATTCAAAGAAGAGAATTGCCTTCGGGAAGCATCTGATAGACCATCCGCTTTATGCTCGCGATCTGCTGGACATGGAAGTTTATCTCGAGGGCGCCATGGCACTCGGATTCAAGGCAGTGGATATGTTCCAAAGAAGCTGGAAAGACAGGCCGCCGTACAGCATGGATTATCATTATGCCAGACTCCTGACGCACATTGCAAAGAATATTACGGCGGAGATGGCCGCAAACGTGACAAAGATGGCAATGGAACTGCACGGAGGTCTTGGATTTTTGAGCGATTTCCCGATAGAGAGGCTGCACCGGGAAGCGCTCATTACGCCAATCTGGGAAGGACCGAGCAACATACAGGCACTGGACATGCTGGAGGCAATATCAAAAAAGAAGGCACATCTGAAATTGCTGGAAGATGTTTCTGGCATGAAGATGGATATCAGATTCGGCATGCCGATACTCGAGACATCTGAGAACAGGATTCACGAGACACTGGAATCGCTTTCCAGTAAATCTGATGCCGAAGCGCAGTTCTTCGCAAAGGACTTGTTAAACGATCTCGGACACTCGATAGCCGTCATCCAGCTGATCCATGCGGCAAACAGGCTAAATTCAGAGAGGCTTTTGAGCGTGGCTGAACTGTATTCAAAAAGGTTCGTTGAGCGGCAGACATACGGACCAAAGGCGGCGGCAGAAGCGGGACGGCTGATACGAATAGATGAAGGAGCGTGA
- a CDS encoding single-stranded DNA-binding protein produces the protein MEQSKEMTKIADLTPESKSVNVIAKVLSVGESKEIPSKFGPSRKVAEVPIADESGSVVLSLWQDQIGTVSEGETIQIENGYVSLVKGHIRVNVGKYGKIMKSEVDVSDPSTAVNVSDKEYEQPERRSYGGDRRRPSYGGGRRDDRSRRF, from the coding sequence ATGGAACAGAGCAAGGAAATGACAAAAATAGCCGATTTGACGCCTGAATCTAAGAGCGTCAATGTGATAGCCAAGGTACTTTCTGTAGGGGAATCGAAAGAGATCCCTTCCAAGTTTGGACCTTCGAGAAAGGTGGCAGAAGTGCCAATAGCAGACGAGTCCGGCAGCGTTGTACTGAGCCTCTGGCAGGACCAGATAGGCACAGTGTCTGAGGGCGAGACGATCCAGATAGAGAACGGATATGTCTCACTTGTAAAGGGACACATAAGGGTGAACGTAGGGAAATACGGAAAGATAATGAAGAGCGAAGTTGATGTTTCCGATCCCAGCACCGCAGTGAACGTGAGCGACAAAGAGTATGAGCAGCCAGAGAGGCGCTCGTACGGCGGGGACAGGCGCAGGCCTTCCTACGGCGGCGGCAGACGGGACGACAGATCCAGAAGGTTCTGA
- a CDS encoding DUF167 domain-containing protein, with product MRIKVHVIPNAKEARVVEVSSTNLEVKVDERAVDGRANRRLISILSEHFHVRKSEVSIIKGAKSRDKLVEIVLK from the coding sequence ATGCGGATAAAAGTGCACGTGATTCCAAATGCTAAGGAAGCACGAGTGGTGGAGGTGAGCAGCACAAACCTTGAAGTCAAAGTTGACGAAAGAGCAGTTGACGGTCGTGCCAACAGGCGACTCATATCCATTTTGTCAGAACACTTCCACGTCCGGAAATCGGAAGTGTCAATCATTAAAGGCGCGAAATCCAGAGACAAGCTGGTGGAAATTGTTCTTAAATAA
- a CDS encoding ferredoxin family protein, translated as MVDLESLDYKPKPIDENFLNDQEHYPVTSPHKTYADTEHEVRAEGVQRMDAEGKPYPTKLGIHGTNVAVDWEACVADGECMDVCPVTLYEWFLNPGQMGVNNDKKIADDKELYAKYRTDKCDPVREKECVYCMACVPVCPTGAIKITEG; from the coding sequence ATGGTTGACCTGGAAAGCCTTGATTACAAACCAAAACCGATAGACGAAAATTTTCTGAACGACCAGGAACATTATCCAGTTACAAGTCCGCATAAGACGTATGCAGATACGGAACATGAAGTCAGAGCGGAAGGTGTTCAGAGAATGGATGCCGAAGGAAAGCCGTATCCCACCAAACTCGGAATACACGGTACAAATGTTGCTGTGGATTGGGAGGCATGTGTGGCGGACGGCGAGTGCATGGATGTCTGCCCTGTAACGCTTTATGAGTGGTTTCTCAATCCCGGCCAGATGGGCGTCAACAATGACAAGAAGATTGCCGACGATAAGGAGCTTTATGCTAAATACAGGACAGACAAGTGCGATCCTGTCAGAGAGAAGGAATGCGTCTATTGCATGGCGTGTGTTCCAGTCTGCCCAACCGGCGCAATCAAGATAACGGAAGGTTAG
- a CDS encoding AMP-binding protein, with protein sequence MHKGFTVMSFLERASRLFPNRKIIFRGVSRTYAETYDRVIRATNACNSIGITKGSVIGVADWNTPAFAEMLYVAGNLGAVVYPINIRLPPGQILQTLKQTGVQWFCVSKEFEQLPEGAGADKDMIVSMDGIAPGRSYEKLVNDGTTDPPAVDISGTDPYSILCTSGTTGAPKSVIYTHEKTVHGAISIVHQLGHFNTPASLSSRDTIMPLIPFYHLWAWGTLFHASYLGSNYVLGGRFEPKAALKSIKDEGITWINAIPTMIHELLNKESDGELKGLKILVGGSTVPLSLASKMSSRGIHFSTIYGGTDMLAVAISILPEDLGGDESIDMLRRTTHPVPFAEVKITSPAGTDVPAGEIGELYVRTPWLPGGYYNDQERTRLAYSGGWFRTGDVARLTEKGGLQVVDRVSDVIKSGGEWIPSSILESAICEVHGVETAAIIAVPDDKWGERPLAVIKPTAGSDFTREQLMDHLMDLVKDGKISKWWIPESMELVEQMPLTSVGKIDKSALRQKFHSR encoded by the coding sequence ATGCACAAAGGGTTCACTGTGATGTCTTTCCTGGAGCGTGCATCGCGACTGTTTCCAAACAGAAAGATAATTTTCAGAGGTGTTTCCAGAACTTATGCCGAAACTTATGACAGAGTAATCAGAGCTACAAACGCATGCAATTCGATCGGAATTACAAAGGGCTCAGTAATCGGTGTGGCGGACTGGAACACTCCCGCCTTCGCAGAGATGCTTTACGTTGCAGGCAACCTGGGGGCCGTGGTATACCCGATAAACATACGGCTTCCTCCCGGTCAGATATTACAGACGCTGAAACAAACCGGAGTACAGTGGTTCTGCGTTTCCAAAGAATTTGAACAGTTGCCGGAAGGTGCCGGCGCAGACAAAGACATGATAGTCTCGATGGACGGTATCGCACCCGGCAGATCATATGAAAAACTGGTGAACGACGGCACTACGGATCCGCCTGCTGTAGATATCAGCGGCACCGATCCGTACTCAATACTCTGCACTTCTGGAACAACGGGAGCTCCGAAGAGCGTCATATACACACACGAGAAAACAGTGCACGGAGCAATCAGTATCGTGCACCAGCTTGGCCACTTCAACACACCGGCTTCTCTCAGCAGTCGAGACACAATCATGCCTCTAATACCATTCTACCATCTGTGGGCATGGGGCACCCTTTTTCATGCGTCATACCTTGGAAGCAATTACGTACTTGGCGGTAGGTTCGAACCGAAAGCGGCACTGAAATCGATAAAGGATGAGGGAATAACATGGATCAACGCCATTCCAACCATGATACACGAACTGCTCAACAAGGAGAGTGATGGAGAGCTCAAGGGACTGAAAATTCTTGTTGGAGGAAGCACAGTTCCACTCTCCCTTGCCAGCAAAATGTCATCCCGCGGCATACACTTCTCAACGATATACGGCGGCACGGATATGCTTGCCGTGGCAATATCAATATTGCCTGAGGATCTGGGCGGTGACGAGTCGATAGACATGCTCAGGAGAACCACGCACCCTGTTCCTTTTGCAGAAGTGAAAATTACTTCTCCCGCAGGCACGGACGTTCCGGCAGGAGAAATAGGTGAGCTGTATGTGAGGACGCCCTGGCTACCTGGCGGATATTACAACGATCAGGAGAGGACGCGCCTCGCGTACTCCGGCGGATGGTTCAGGACTGGAGACGTTGCGAGGCTGACTGAAAAAGGCGGGCTGCAGGTTGTCGACAGAGTGAGCGATGTCATAAAGAGCGGCGGAGAGTGGATACCAAGCAGCATACTTGAGTCGGCAATATGCGAAGTCCACGGTGTTGAAACGGCGGCGATTATTGCCGTACCTGACGATAAGTGGGGAGAAAGACCACTTGCCGTGATCAAACCAACGGCTGGCAGTGATTTCACCAGAGAACAGTTAATGGATCACCTGATGGATCTTGTGAAGGATGGTAAAATATCGAAATGGTGGATACCCGAAAGTATGGAACTGGTCGAACAGATGCCGTTGACCAGCGTAGGGAAGATAGACAAATCGGCCCTAAGACAAAAATTTCACAGCAGATGA
- a CDS encoding S9 family peptidase, with protein MTRSVKHDDYLRSLFSVPAVDSFAVSANSKLVFSSNIDECLQLYLLDSARADADGAVRLTTDNETKTSPVFSEDGKSIAYFSDRGGDENFDLFALALNGSDESDDNPVSKKAVNLTPSTDYAILPHVSFSPGWKYAAVVANMEGDFATYVLNVTEGSFRRVTHHNFSDITADFSPDGKKLAVTSSVSGQEFAVFILNLENGNVSPISDPNTGMRIDASSPSWSTDGRLLSFVSSASGYAHIGILATEDGCINWVTSGQTEHLSPALSPDSKWIAYEVNDGVNISLEIRELDRQWNSVQVKRPKFTPGIVNSIKFSPDSKHVYFLFSGSRVSSDVFRYSVAEDNFEQITHSISHDIDVSRFIDGRTVNYKSKADGTNLRALLFLPGDGGEEKRLPAVLQIHGGPAWQASNYWNPLRQMLLSRGIAVIAPNYRGSTGSGRKFMEANRFVMGNLDIADCVSAVDYLIQEGLADPNRIAVMGESFGGYLTMCALTKYENRWVCGSATVPFLNWFTEMENEREDLRFWDLQNMGNPETDAERLREASPIFFIDRIRVPVQIIAGANDPRCPLEESIQAKEKLESLDMPVDFKFYEDEGHSFSKLSNIVDSNMRTLAFLEKHLVGY; from the coding sequence ATGACCCGGTCGGTAAAACATGACGATTACCTCAGATCACTTTTCAGTGTTCCAGCTGTTGATTCGTTCGCCGTATCTGCCAACAGCAAATTGGTATTCAGCTCAAACATTGATGAGTGTCTGCAGCTGTATCTGCTTGACAGTGCGCGCGCTGACGCCGATGGCGCTGTTCGGCTGACTACAGATAACGAAACAAAAACATCACCCGTTTTTTCAGAGGATGGGAAGAGTATTGCGTATTTTTCAGATCGAGGTGGTGATGAAAACTTTGACTTGTTTGCTCTTGCGCTTAACGGGTCTGATGAATCCGATGATAATCCGGTCAGCAAGAAGGCTGTCAATCTTACACCATCTACAGATTACGCAATTTTGCCTCACGTCAGCTTTTCTCCCGGCTGGAAATATGCTGCCGTAGTTGCTAACATGGAAGGTGACTTTGCAACCTATGTCCTTAATGTCACGGAGGGCAGTTTCAGGAGAGTTACGCATCATAATTTTTCCGACATTACCGCAGATTTTTCCCCTGATGGAAAGAAGCTTGCGGTGACTTCCAGTGTTTCTGGACAGGAGTTCGCGGTTTTCATTCTAAACTTGGAAAACGGAAACGTTTCGCCGATTTCTGATCCGAATACAGGAATGAGAATAGACGCATCATCTCCAAGCTGGTCAACCGATGGAAGATTGCTTTCATTTGTCTCCTCAGCCAGCGGATATGCACATATCGGCATTCTTGCCACGGAGGATGGGTGCATAAACTGGGTTACAAGCGGACAAACGGAACACCTGAGTCCTGCCCTGTCGCCGGATTCCAAATGGATTGCATACGAGGTGAATGACGGGGTCAATATAAGCCTGGAGATACGGGAACTGGATCGTCAGTGGAATTCAGTGCAGGTGAAGCGCCCGAAATTTACGCCTGGAATCGTTAACAGTATAAAGTTCTCTCCGGACTCAAAACATGTGTATTTTCTGTTCAGCGGGAGCAGAGTCTCATCAGATGTTTTCAGATATTCTGTAGCTGAGGATAATTTCGAACAGATAACACACAGCATATCGCATGACATAGACGTCAGCCGATTTATAGACGGAAGGACAGTGAATTACAAGAGTAAGGCGGACGGTACGAATCTGAGGGCACTGCTTTTCCTGCCGGGAGACGGGGGGGAGGAGAAAAGACTGCCGGCAGTGCTGCAGATACACGGCGGACCAGCATGGCAGGCAAGTAACTATTGGAACCCGCTGAGGCAGATGCTGCTTTCAAGGGGCATTGCGGTTATCGCGCCTAACTACAGAGGGAGCACCGGCTCCGGCAGGAAATTTATGGAGGCAAACAGGTTTGTGATGGGTAATCTCGATATTGCCGACTGTGTATCGGCCGTCGACTATCTTATTCAGGAAGGGCTGGCGGACCCGAATAGAATCGCGGTAATGGGTGAGTCTTTCGGCGGATATCTTACCATGTGTGCGCTCACAAAATACGAAAACAGATGGGTGTGTGGTTCAGCTACAGTGCCTTTTCTCAACTGGTTCACGGAGATGGAAAATGAGCGCGAGGATCTCAGATTCTGGGACCTGCAGAACATGGGGAATCCGGAAACAGATGCGGAGAGACTCAGAGAAGCATCACCAATATTTTTCATTGACAGAATAAGAGTCCCTGTACAGATAATCGCCGGGGCAAATGATCCGCGATGTCCTCTTGAGGAGTCCATACAGGCAAAGGAAAAACTCGAGAGCCTTGACATGCCCGTCGATTTTAAATTTTATGAAGATGAGGGGCATAGTTTCTCGAAACTCAGCAACATCGTAGATTCCAACATGAGGACACTTGCGTTTCTGGAAAAACACCTTGTAGGCTATTGA
- a CDS encoding gamma-glutamyltransferase: protein MAPDFSVAANHPLATRAGLEILERGGNVYDAALAVSASLVVVQPHLNGLGGDLFAVVDDGGVRSVNGSGYAAELATADFFSSRGLSSIPKRGPLSSFVVPGMVSAWKLLSEQCTMDMPDLFRRAIQYATEGFRVQNSLFNSISLTKSDDSDWGKIYHDISKGGTIYQKELGNTLNLVSRDEGHSFYHGALAKSIEADMLAKGGLIRFSDMDGYEAKWVDPISTTYRGRTVYTTPPNSQGATLLFWMNMLSRHSLSSMEKNDYYGTLLSAMNIAYHYRSRFIGDPEYVILPPHLLSPEYHYVAEDASRARADSLSDTTAFSVYDGNAGISAIQSNYMGFGSGHTIQGTGINMNNRGSYFTLDSSHHNHVAPHKKTFHTLMATVCKGPENLYLSSMGGDVQPQTNIQIISRILDMGEDIQHAIAAPRFCYPASIYSSSTLYAEKSLGLKLAEPVDDNNSMMGHAQGIIVSDTVTPGFDPRGDAFEKY, encoded by the coding sequence TTGGCACCTGATTTTTCTGTAGCTGCTAACCATCCGCTTGCCACCCGAGCCGGATTGGAGATACTCGAGAGAGGAGGGAACGTGTATGATGCCGCTCTTGCAGTAAGCGCATCTCTGGTTGTGGTCCAGCCGCATCTCAACGGCCTCGGAGGCGACTTGTTCGCAGTTGTCGATGATGGCGGTGTTCGTTCAGTAAACGGCAGTGGTTACGCGGCGGAGCTTGCAACTGCTGATTTTTTCTCATCGAGAGGGCTCTCCTCAATACCCAAGCGAGGACCCCTTTCGTCATTTGTTGTGCCAGGTATGGTTTCCGCATGGAAACTGTTGTCGGAGCAGTGCACGATGGACATGCCTGACTTATTCAGGAGGGCGATTCAGTACGCAACTGAGGGATTCAGAGTTCAGAACAGCCTATTCAATTCTATCAGTCTCACAAAAAGTGATGACAGTGACTGGGGGAAAATATACCACGACATATCCAAAGGCGGAACCATCTATCAGAAGGAACTGGGCAACACGCTCAACCTAGTTTCCAGAGATGAGGGTCATTCCTTTTACCACGGGGCCCTGGCGAAGTCCATTGAGGCTGACATGCTGGCAAAAGGAGGACTTATACGTTTCAGCGACATGGATGGTTACGAAGCGAAATGGGTTGATCCGATTAGCACGACTTACAGGGGACGAACTGTGTACACTACACCGCCCAACAGCCAGGGTGCCACTTTGCTTTTCTGGATGAACATGCTTTCCAGACATTCTCTCTCCTCGATGGAAAAGAATGACTATTATGGCACTTTACTGTCAGCGATGAACATCGCTTATCATTACCGATCGCGTTTTATCGGTGATCCGGAATATGTCATTCTTCCACCTCATCTTCTTTCACCGGAATACCATTATGTTGCCGAAGATGCCAGCAGGGCAAGGGCGGATTCCCTTTCCGATACAACGGCATTCTCTGTTTATGACGGCAATGCAGGCATAAGCGCTATACAAAGCAATTACATGGGTTTCGGTTCCGGCCATACTATACAAGGTACCGGTATAAACATGAATAACAGAGGTTCGTATTTCACCCTTGACAGTTCGCATCACAATCATGTGGCACCTCACAAAAAGACTTTTCACACACTAATGGCAACCGTTTGCAAGGGTCCCGAAAATCTTTATCTGAGCTCCATGGGAGGTGATGTGCAGCCACAGACAAACATACAGATTATTTCTAGAATCCTCGACATGGGTGAGGACATTCAGCATGCAATCGCAGCACCACGCTTCTGCTATCCTGCATCAATATATTCCAGCTCGACGCTGTATGCCGAGAAGAGTCTTGGGCTGAAACTTGCTGAACCTGTGGATGACAACAACAGCATGATGGGCCACGCTCAGGGTATCATTGTTTCCGACACAGTGACACCCGGTTTCGATCCGAGAGGCGATGCTTTCGAAAAGTACTGA
- a CDS encoding glycoside hydrolase family 15 protein — protein sequence MTNLRPQLVDEHNISNHGIIGDTYSTALITREATIDWCCFPRMDSPAVFSSILDSGKGGEMRIGIVGGESSAQRYMKNTNVLVTSLHSSSGNVDVIDFMPVERVGDHVYSRHEIHRIIRCTDGSVDLNISFNPAFRFGTVHTILHIEKDVCVAEYKSDNLTLYGARGLKLEKNCATTTVKLSRGESLNLVLRWDGSASSVFEMDFSERLLEETVRYWSEWAEATGYEGRWKEIVIRSALVLKLLTYSPTGAICAAATTSLPESIGGERNWDYRYSWIRDSTYALRAFNLLSHREEEQNYFFWLLHLLRGRASRPENLRVMYTVEGDPVPDEIDLPELTGYMDSRPVRVGNGATSQVQIDIFGPIVDAVYFTFVPTGKVPDQMWRIVKAIAEYVTSNWTKADMGIWEMRNGRKRHTHSAAMCWTALNRASQIARITGYAEDAESWDKTASSIRESVLKASVGHDSTYISGILDGKWLDSSVLVLPSTGMISAKDKVFVETLRTIEKRLVSNGLVMRYVESDGLKGKEGAFSLCTFWYIDALYRAGEIAKALELFEKMLGRCNHLGLLSEEIDPATDEFLGNFPQAFSHLGLINTACLLQDIPLMK from the coding sequence ATGACAAACCTCCGCCCGCAACTTGTCGATGAGCATAATATCAGCAACCACGGGATTATCGGGGACACGTACAGCACTGCACTAATCACGCGCGAGGCAACAATAGACTGGTGCTGCTTCCCTAGGATGGACTCTCCGGCGGTATTTTCATCAATATTGGACAGCGGAAAAGGGGGCGAAATGCGAATCGGCATAGTCGGCGGCGAATCCAGCGCCCAGCGCTACATGAAGAATACCAATGTTCTCGTGACTTCGCTGCATTCATCATCGGGCAATGTTGACGTTATTGATTTCATGCCTGTAGAGCGTGTTGGTGATCACGTCTATTCGAGACACGAAATACACAGAATCATCAGATGCACGGACGGCAGCGTCGATTTGAATATATCCTTCAATCCTGCATTCAGGTTTGGCACCGTCCATACGATTTTGCATATTGAGAAGGACGTATGCGTCGCTGAGTACAAAAGCGATAATTTAACACTTTATGGAGCCAGGGGACTGAAACTTGAGAAAAATTGTGCAACCACCACTGTAAAGCTGTCACGCGGGGAGAGTCTGAATCTCGTGCTGAGGTGGGATGGCTCCGCTTCATCGGTCTTCGAAATGGATTTCAGCGAACGTCTTCTTGAGGAAACCGTTAGATACTGGAGTGAGTGGGCCGAGGCAACGGGATATGAAGGCAGATGGAAGGAAATTGTAATCAGATCTGCGCTCGTGCTGAAACTTCTGACGTATTCACCCACTGGAGCAATATGCGCAGCTGCGACAACGAGCCTGCCCGAATCAATAGGCGGGGAGAGAAACTGGGACTACAGATACTCGTGGATAAGAGATTCAACATATGCCCTCCGGGCGTTCAATCTGCTTTCGCACAGGGAGGAGGAGCAGAACTACTTTTTCTGGCTTCTGCATCTGTTGCGAGGAAGGGCTTCAAGACCTGAGAATCTGAGAGTCATGTATACGGTGGAAGGCGATCCGGTACCCGACGAGATCGACCTTCCCGAGTTGACCGGTTACATGGATTCCCGTCCGGTGCGCGTTGGCAACGGTGCCACGTCGCAAGTGCAGATAGACATTTTCGGACCCATTGTCGATGCCGTGTATTTTACCTTTGTTCCGACCGGAAAAGTGCCGGACCAGATGTGGAGAATAGTGAAGGCAATTGCCGAATACGTCACATCGAACTGGACAAAGGCAGATATGGGCATCTGGGAGATGAGAAACGGCAGGAAGAGACATACTCATTCAGCTGCCATGTGCTGGACCGCCTTGAACAGGGCGTCGCAGATTGCAAGAATCACCGGCTACGCCGAGGACGCGGAAAGTTGGGACAAGACGGCCAGCAGCATCAGAGAATCGGTGCTGAAGGCATCCGTTGGTCATGACAGTACTTATATCTCAGGCATACTCGATGGGAAATGGCTCGATTCGAGCGTTCTTGTCCTGCCCTCTACAGGCATGATAAGCGCAAAGGACAAAGTGTTTGTGGAGACGCTTAGAACTATTGAGAAGCGTCTGGTGTCCAATGGGCTTGTGATGCGTTATGTGGAGAGCGACGGATTGAAGGGAAAAGAGGGGGCCTTTTCGTTGTGCACTTTCTGGTATATCGACGCTTTGTACCGCGCCGGGGAGATTGCAAAGGCGCTCGAGCTCTTCGAGAAAATGCTGGGAAGGTGCAATCACCTCGGCCTCCTATCCGAGGAGATAGACCCCGCGACGGATGAATTCCTGGGCAACTTCCCACAGGCATTCAGTCATCTGGGATTGATAAACACCGCTTGTCTCCTTCAGGACATACCGCTAATGAAATGA